A stretch of Lactuca sativa cultivar Salinas chromosome 6, Lsat_Salinas_v11, whole genome shotgun sequence DNA encodes these proteins:
- the LOC128126678 gene encoding uncharacterized protein LOC128126678, translating into MNRRVVDKTKKKKKSSQKNEKNHVYGHYVDVGDVCLDITELQSNSDRDKLGDEVKAKFLDNLFHGMPPVPAWPVDINEDIPTQMVDMNLQKIQCESIFKNKELLKRCIGKKCLREGFQTRTSRSTKSRHGVRSNMHCCR; encoded by the exons atgaataggcgtgtggtagataaaactaaaaagaaaaaaaaatcaagtcaaaaaaatgaaaaaaatcatgtttacgggcattatgttgatgttggtgatgtatgtttagatataaccgagctacaaagCAATTCCGATAGAGATaagttgggtgatgaagttaaagctaagtttctcgataacctttttcacggtatgccccctgtaccagcatggccagttgatattaatgaagatatcccaacacagatggtagacatgaatcttcaaaagattcaatgtgagagtatatttaagaacaaagaacttttaaagcggtgtattggtaaaaaatgtcttcgagaaggtttccagacgaggacaagtagatccaccaaatcaag gcatggcgtgcgaagcaatatgcattgttgtcgttaa
- the LOC111879666 gene encoding proteasome subunit beta type-3-A yields the protein MSIFEYNGSALVAMVGKNCFAIASDRRLGVQLQTIATDFQRIFKIHDKLFLGLSGLGSDAQTLHQRLVFRHKLYQLREERDMKPETFASLVSAVLYEKRFGPYFCQPVIAGLGDDDKPFICTMDSIGAKELAKDFVVAGTASESLYGACESMFKPDMEHEELFETISQALLSSVDRDCLSGWGGHVYLVTPTEVTERILKGRMD from the exons ATGTCG ATTTTTGAGTACAATGGAAGCGCCCTGGTGGCCATGGTCGGAAAAAATTGCTTTGCTATCGCCAGTGATAGGAGACTAGGGGTCCAGCTTCAAACTATCGCAACTGATTTCCAAAGAATTTTCAAGATCCATGATAAGCTCTTTCTGGGTCTCTCCGGTCTTGGCTCTGATGCTCAAACACT TCATCAGCGACTTGTGTTTCGCCACAAACTGTATCAACTTCGGGAAGAAAGAGATATGAAGCCTGAAACTTTTGCTAGTCTTGTCTCTGCTGTTCTGTATGAGAAAAG GTTTGGTCCTTATTTCTGTCAACCTGTGATTGCTGGATTGGGAGATGATGACAAGCCATTTATTTGCACAATGGACTCAATTGGAGCAAA AGAGCTTGCAAAAGATTTTGTGGTGGCTGGAACTGCTTCAGAGTCTCTTTATGGTGCTTGTGAGTCAATGTTCAAGCCTGACATG GAACATGAAGAGCTGTTTGAGACCATCTCCCAAGCTCTTTTATCATCTGTAGACCGTGATTGTTTGAGTGGTTGGGGAGGACATGTGTACCTTGT TACACCAACTGAAGTGACTGAAAGGATCTTGAAAGGAAGAATGGATTAG
- the LOC128126677 gene encoding uncharacterized protein LOC128126677, whose product MERRFESDRHTIMPPNFFVSHVLEEGQDWRAFMAGIATYPNFMVAWWNVDTVLLPIHSSPNHWLFGELRLASMEVHIYDSLGRGAYEKFKSEGIFSKFERRVANYLDKIKYWARRNIPRIPLNMQFIYEENVPQQSSHLGDCGVFLCMFMEQLVSGQPIRVLIDPKNAALEFRLRMAKIIWGSSLGPM is encoded by the exons ATGGAGAGACGGTTTGAGAgcgaccgacatacaataatgcctccaaatttttttgtttctcatgttttggaagaaggacaggactggagggcgtttatggctggtattgctacgtaccccaacttcatggttgcttggtggaatgttgatacg gtcttattgccgattcattcatcccctaatcattggctatttggggaactacgattagcgtcaatggaagtgcatatttatgacagtcttggtagaggggcttatgaaaaattcaaatctgaaggaatcttttccaaatttgaacgtcgggtggcaaattatttggacaagattaagtattgggcccggaggaacatcccaaggattccattgaatatgcaattcatttatgaagaaaatgttccccaacaaagtagtcatttgggagattgcggtgtttttctttgtatgtttatggagcaattggtttcaggtcaaccaatacgtgttcttattgacccaaagaacgcagctttagagttccgtctacggatggcaaaaattatttgggggtctagtcttggtcctatgtag